A genomic window from Lycium barbarum isolate Lr01 chromosome 4, ASM1917538v2, whole genome shotgun sequence includes:
- the LOC132637372 gene encoding uncharacterized protein LOC132637372 has translation MKNHENRPTGAAPLPEVKEVYAHYSRRGKGRGPGRGHDNSRGRDNSRGRGGYNGQRRNYFPGVNHSSRKNHHQKGKKKDDRHEVPEARGSENKCYRCGGSGHWSRTCRTTNHLVELYQASIKRKEKNPEANFISENQIDITHLDVADFFEHPERKIDHLIGDGFVVRDD, from the coding sequence ATGAAAAATCACGAGAATCGACCTACTGGCGCTGCACCACTCCCCGAAGTGAAAGAGGTGTATGCCCACTACTCCAGGCGTGGAAAAGGTCGTGGCCCTGGTCGTGGTCATGATAATAGTCGTGGTCGTGATAATAGTCGTGGTCGTGGTGGTTATAATggtcaaagaagaaattattttccTGGTGTTAATCACTCTTCAAGGAAAAATCACCaccaaaaagggaaaaagaaagatGATAGGCATGAAGTGCCAGAAGCACGTGGCTCAGAAAACAAATGCTATCGATGTGGTGGAAGTggacactggtcacgtacctgtcgtacgacAAATCACTTGGTTGAGCTTTATCAGGCatcaattaaaagaaaagagaaaaatcccGAAGCTAATTTTATCTCTGAAAATCAAATTGACATCACACACTTGGATGTAGCAGATTTCTTTGAGCACCCTGAACGAAAGATAGATCACTTGATTGGTGATGGTTTTGTGGTTAGAGATGATTGa
- the LOC132635784 gene encoding bark storage protein A, with the protein MAVSKLFLALVLPFMVLISLEEANGAISGKTRKLIDMANRKGPYLGLVIPNLFEMNPLLKHPSYKPSNLTIDYAGRRFQFGYIDKQPVVLVMTGLAMLNAGITTQLLLALFKVKGVVHYGIAGNANPSLHIGDVAIPQYWAHTALWNWQRYGDGPENELPLEVNGDYTRDIGYLKFSKYAVNVTNCNSNNNLLNNVWYQPEEVFPVFGTPEERQHIFWVPVDSHYYAIAKNLEGLKLEKCLNATTCLSHTPKVTRVHRGTSASIYLDNAAYRSFIYKKFDVSPVEMESAAVALICYQQNVPYIVIRALSDMAGGGSAESNEAATFITLAAANSVEVTVQFIKQLSVKKFQDA; encoded by the exons ATGGCAGTTTCCAAGCTTTTTTTGGCATTGGTTTTGCCTTTCATGGTGCTAATTTCCCTAGAAGAAGCAAATGGTGCTATAAGTGGAAAAACTAGAAAATTGATTGATATGGCTAATAGAAAAGGCCCTTACTTGGGATTGGTCATTCCTAATCTATTTGAGATGAACCCTCTTCTTAAACACCCTAGTTACAAACCTAGTAACCTTACCATTGATTATGCAG GGAGGAGATTTCAGTTTGGATACATTGATAAACAGCCCGTCGTTTTGGTTATGACCGGACTTGCCATG CTAAATGCAGGAATAACAACACAGCTGTTGTTAGCTCTGTTCAAGGTTAAAGGAGTGGTGCACTATGGAATTGCAGGAAATGCAAACCCATCTCTCCATATTGGAGATGTTGCAATTCCTCAATACTGGGCACATACTGCTCTTTGGAATTGGCAG AGATATGGAGATGGCCCTGAGAATGAACTACCCCTTGAGGTGAACGGAGATTACACTCGAGATATTGGATACTTGAAGTTTTCCAAATACGCAGTGAATGTGACAAATTGCAACTCAAATAATAATCTTCTTAACAATGTATGGTATCAACCTGAAGAAGTATTTCCTGTTTTTGGCACTCCCGAGGAAAGACAGCATATCTTTTGGGTCCCTGTTGACTCTCATTACTATGCAATTGCCAAGAACCTCGAG GGTTTGAAACTAGAAAAGTGTTTAAACGCAACAACATGCTTGAGCCATACACCAAAGGTAACAAGAGTACACAGAGGAACAAGTGCAAGCATATACTTAGACAATGCAGCATATAGGAGCTTCATCTACAAGAAGTTCGATGTCAGCCCTGTTGAAATGGAAAGTGCAGCTGTGGCTCTCATTTGTTACCAGCAGAACGTACCTTACATCGTAATCCGTGCCCTTTCTGACATGGCGGGAGGCGGCTCCGCCGAGTCGAATGAGGCTGCTACCTTCATCACCCTTGCTGCCGCTAACTCCGTTGAAGTTACCGTGCAATTCATAAAGCAGTTGTCTGTGAAGAAATTTCAAGATGCCTGA
- the LOC132637371 gene encoding uncharacterized protein LOC132637371, whose translation MFSSQDVPTPAPAPSTSPAPGPTHETTEEPAQEPSHQPFQEPVHTQVHSSVPVDPSPTEIESSPEADDISATVVSHRKHILNKALRKRRQDDHAIEHVHIKRKKGGGDDGEGGGVRLRPKVILKAPTCGT comes from the exons ATGTTTTCGAGTCAAGAT GTTCcaactccagctccagcaccatcTACATCTCCGGCTCCGGGGCCTACTCATGAGACCACTGAGGAGCCAGCTCAAGAGCCTTCTCACCAGCCATTTCAGGAGCCCGTccacacacag gttcattcttctgtgcctgtggacccgtctcctACTGAGATTGAGTCATCTCCTGAAGCTGATGACATTTCAGCCACCGTCGTCTCCCATAGGAAGCATATTTTGAACAAGGCCCTAAGGAAGAGAAGGCAGGATGATCATGCCATAGAGCATGTACATATTAAGAGGAAGAAGGGAGGTGGAGATGATGGTGAGGGTGGTGGGGTTCGCCTTAGGCCTAAGGTTATTCTAAAGGCTCCCACATGTGGGACCTAG